A stretch of the Nitrospirota bacterium genome encodes the following:
- a CDS encoding YebC/PmpR family DNA-binding transcriptional regulator — translation MSGHSKWATTKHKKAIIDAKRGKAFTKIIREITIAARIGGGDPEGNPRLRAAILKAKDVNMPADNIHKAIAKGTGELPGVNYEEIRYEGYGPGGVAMLLDITTDNKNRTAPEIRQIFSKHGGNLGEAGCVAWMFHKKGFITVDKNKVKEDDLMNLVLDAGGEDIKTTDTQYEVYTDAHSFENVKTALKNNHIETSYADVTMVPQTYIKLEGKDAAQMLRLMDMLEDHDDVQNAYANFDISDQLMEQLVSAK, via the coding sequence ATGTCAGGTCATTCTAAATGGGCGACGACAAAACATAAAAAAGCGATTATCGATGCCAAACGGGGCAAAGCCTTTACCAAAATTATTCGTGAAATTACCATTGCCGCAAGGATTGGGGGAGGAGACCCTGAAGGAAACCCCCGGTTAAGGGCCGCCATTCTAAAAGCCAAAGATGTCAATATGCCTGCCGATAATATTCATAAAGCCATTGCCAAGGGGACCGGTGAGCTTCCAGGGGTGAATTACGAAGAGATCCGGTATGAAGGATACGGCCCGGGAGGGGTCGCGATGCTTTTGGATATTACCACAGATAATAAGAACAGGACGGCTCCTGAAATCCGCCAGATTTTTTCAAAACATGGCGGTAATTTGGGAGAAGCCGGTTGTGTTGCCTGGATGTTTCATAAGAAAGGGTTTATCACGGTTGACAAAAATAAGGTAAAAGAGGACGACCTGATGAACCTTGTGCTGGACGCCGGGGGCGAAGATATAAAAACGACCGACACCCAGTACGAAGTCTATACCGACGCTCATTCCTTTGAAAATGTTAAAACGGCGCTGAAAAACAATCATATTGAAACCTCTTACGCCGACGTGACGATGGTTCCCCAGACCTATATCAAGTTAGAGGGAAAAGACGCGGCTCAAATGCTTCGTCTGATGGATATGTTGGAAGATCATGACGATGTTCAAAACGCCTACGCGAACTTTGATATTTCGGATCAGTTAATGGAACAACTCGTCTCCGCCAAATGA